The sequence AATAAAATAGTCTTCCATAATTATGTAATTCAGGCATGTAACTGAAATTGActagtataattttttatttatttttgagtcCGTTGTTTCTcaaatcagatttttctaaacttaCTTGATAAGTCAAAAACCCCTTTTTCTACGCTCAAgctcacaaaaaattgtcaaaattttgtatgTCCTCAGAGTCAAGTGTTTGATCAAAGAAGGTATTTTCCATCTCtctgttttccaatttttttcctgatattgcaaaaatgtttgagttAATCTTGTGTCCCGTTTTTCCATCCCCCAAATCACATTTCAagtaattagaaaaaaaaaaacgtcagaaacaaaaaaaaacacgtcttttgttctttttctgCCTTTTcctctattcaaaaaaatagataaaaataGTGAAACGTACTCTCtgaatatttgcaaaattcaatcaaCAGACTCAGTGTAATCCAATTATGGGCAAGTGATACCATCGGCAGAAGAGCGACTTGAGCACATTGTTCCATGCCTCCCTATGCGTCTCTTCCGCGAGGTGTTCTTGCTCATTTCGCTTCCTCTAGGTGTAAGTTTTTGGCTCACGTACTTTCTTCTCTTTTATGTTCTTCGTACCCTACCAATTATTTTAAGCGACGACAATATTACAAGAAGGCACACTCTTTTACTAATTGACGCTCTTCTTTCAATCGAGGGCTTATTGCAAAACCCGGGTTCTTGATTCCCGCCTTTCTATTATTcagctcgttttttttcaactcttatttttaaaattttcaattattgcGAATATACAAAGGTAAgcttttttctattaaaaaaaaccacttctATAGTGCcgaaatgaccaaatataataataaaacatatctaaaaagtttctgaaatctTTTAATTGCCATTCAAGaagtgacaatttttgagtttttgccaacttttgaaaaaaaactgtcactGTTGCATATTTGAAACTCCCAGCTTAATTGATTACCAGTTTcttagagaaaaaattaaaaaatcagaaaacaatttaaaatgtaaCTATAGCATTTGGTGATTTTTGCACCATAAAAGatgttcaaattattttctcactggctctacttcacctttaaaaactgttttcagaattaaattgtttttagcAACTTTATCCGTTGCTAGGATCTCAATATATGTTGGTGagtattttatgaaattttcaagctttttagttgaataaaatatatttattttagatTTGCGTCCGCAACTTCTTAGCTCGTCATCTGTTGCTTACAAACGTGGGAACAAGTTGCGCCCAAATCGGAACTGCCGACATAATTCAACAGCACATTAATGGAGACGTCGATCGTGACGGATGGGACTGGCGGCGAACATGTAAAATTCTTTCTTAGTCCTTTTCCCCCTTTTTGCAGCTTTCGTGACAAACTCCCGTTTGAACTAATTAGCTTCAAGGTCACAAAAAGAAGTGGCTTTCGTCTTCCCTTGGGAAATTATTGGAAGGGTTTCGTAGATTAAAAGTAGTCAGTGTTAATGTGTTAGGTTCTAGAGAAACATTGAAACAGAGGATTTGGacggaaaatacaaaaattataaattctaaTTCAGGTAGAATGGCTGCAATTGGATTGGTTATGGCTCCCAGCTTACACTGTTTTTATCGAGTCCTAGATACTAGAAAGTTCATAGGATCAAGAAACTGTAAAGTTCTTAAGAAGCTGGCATGGGATACGGCATTTATACCATActtttcttgcattttcatGACAggtaaataatataaaaatttaggttGAAATGAGGCTTATAGGGAAAGTTTCTAAAAGGCGAGGTAGGCTGAAAGGCGAATTAGTCATTTTTTGCCGccaatcaaaaacatttttcggacAAATTGTTTACGTTTCTCTAAATactctaaatttaaaaaaaccactatatttgaaaattcagcgctttgccaaaactttgattgaattttttgaaaaatgtgaaatgtatattttttaaataacaatcAATGccattcgatttttgaatttaagcaAAAGAGGGaaaaggctgaaaatgtgacaaataatttttaaaattatatataagAAGaactaaagaaaaataataaacatagtcaaaacaaaaataatttcgaaaaaataatttcgggtatttcaaagtatttcaatcatttctattttttttcgcaaaattgaaagaaaaaattcccaaaaatacagaaattgGCATATTTAATCACTACTAATTTAGTAAGAATGTTTTCAGTTGACAGGATGTACTGCGCcttcaacagtttttttttaaatgaaccTTCATCACAATATGTTCAAATTCgcataaaaaaacatttatatgcacacaaaaattgaacaaatttgaatttcacatcaaatttccaatattaaaagttcatttttcagttggcTCTATCTACGAAGGCAAATCACTAAGTGCTGCATTTGCAGAGtatcgaagaaaaatgtggCATATCTGGAAGGTtcgttttttgattaaattttttctgttactGTATAGAAAAATTGGTAGAAAAAAGATCGGGAAAATAActagtttgaattttcgttCAACTAATAGAGATCACGAACACAAAGAGTGTTTGATAATGAGGCAGTGAAGTTACTCTACCGATACCAATATTCTTCCGAGACCCACTACTCAAAGACACAAAACTGcgtgtcaaaaaaaaacttgatctACACCTTCCAGTCATCTTCACCTGGGATCATACAATACATAGAGAAACTTGTTTCATGTTATGCAATGAATCTACCCTCCTCGAGGCATATAATTTTCCGGGTGACGTCTACTTCATTTTTACAGGTCGATTTCACGCTCTGGCCTCCGGCACAGCTAATCAACTTCTATTTCATGCCGCCTGCCTTACGAGTGGTTTACGTGAACTTGGTCTCATTACTTTATAACTGTATCATGTCTTACATTAAAAATAACGAGCTACACCATCACTCCACAAACTAGAATCACTTTTTCCAAGGTGTTCATTTTTGTGGCAATTATGTTTgtgttcaacttttttttgcaacctCTCCAAATGCATTTTCCTTCTCACAATTCCTCAATTTTAATGGACACcgttcatttttcttgttcacTTTCTTATTAGAAATAAAGATAATGACCATGTCgacggaaaaaaaaagaaaaaagcatCGGGTTGAAAGCGTCCGGTCGTCCGGCACgtgcacttataatgatttCCTCTATGAAAAAGTTGGTGTCGAGGTAAAACCGGACAATTGAAACCAACAAAGCGATGCCGGTTAATCTGCGTGTCTCTATCCGGTAATCTTGCATCCCTTTGTCCGTGACAGGTTGAGACTCACAACTAAATACTCGTCGTGTCAGTACTGTTATCCCCCGTCGGTGGatattgtttgaaattgatgacggttttcaaaacattacaATTAGTTGTTATTTTTCACACATATTTCCGTATTAtacttttctgtttttgccatttttgtacaaaacaaccgattttttttttgaaaaaaaactgaatatagtcaaaaaatttaggatggaatcttaaaaatttgaaaccacACATATGCTTTTAAAATAACCGataaaagtttccaaaaaattttagaaacttttgaatCAGTTTTCACCAATCACATTTCCGAAAGTCGGGCAAAACCAtttgttttgaacaattttttgattctatTTCTGATTAtgttttaactaatttttaactaattttattgGTATTTGTGTAATAGATGTACCTCAAAATGTTAGCAATGCCTCAAATTCCATAATGGGTAACATGTAAATAACCagtcttttatttttttaagccaaaaaaagaaaaataattaaccttttatttttaaaaactgaaaagttttatggtAATACAAGcaccttttttattttcgtattaaaaattgtaaatctgCAGCAATGCTccgcatttttggaaaattttcaaaaaaaaatctttaaaataattgttggattttcaagaaatgatACTCTGTCAATTTAGACTATTTCAAGTCTTTTCATGCAAAATCATACGAAAATTAACAgacatcttttttttaatttttcggaatttttatagCTACTAGCTGAACATATACATAGATTTAGTACGTTTTTATATACCTTAATTCCGTGACTACCTGAGTGACTCCACTCTGAATGTTGATTAATGAAACTCATGCACGCTACGATTCCGCTCATCTGTGAATGCTGAAATACGACTAACTCGCCCGTCTTACACATACCCCgtttcatataaatttttcaaatgtttcagctATGAACTTTACTAATATCACGTCTTTCGATGGGAACGAAACGGAGGTTTTTGACACTTCGTGGAGTTTATCCACCCCGAGCCAATCAACTGAAGAAGCATTCACTACGGGTCCGCATAACTATTACAATCATCATGACCAGATTGATTACGTAgcttttattaaatttattaacaCGTGAGTTGCCTTAattttgaactagaaaatcagctgaaaattttttaaattcggcaaaaatacaataactcttttttcagaagtagCATATTCGCTTACCCTGGGGTTCTCAACActgacatttttaattttattcgacTTGGTTTAACTATTTTGGGGATTATATGCAACATTTCGGTTCTGGTCGCAAATCTAGTCAATGGACGAAACAAACATGGCATTCTCAAGTGAGtttaaattcactttttttgattttaacgcttaatttaatttcagaatccgTCTTCTGGTGCTTTTTCTCATCCTTGTAATGACAATCACTTGTATTTTGATGACAGTGATATTTGTATTTGACTGCCTAACGAATGTAGGTAAAATTATTAAAGACAATAATGAGTTGAAGGAATCGTTAgactaacaaaaaattagtgtttttaaaatgaaattaaaaatttacaattgaaAGTAAGGCATATTGATAATATATATACATTTATATCCATTTCCATATATCAcaagtaattttttcagcatttttaatACTATTATGCATTTGatgcatttaacaaaaaaaaaccaaaaattaatagaacACTGtagaaatttgggaaaattgggaaaatgcTACATGCAATAAGACATATGAAATAACTACACAATACACTAAACATTCTCTGATAAAtgcaacacaaaaaattgcaatttttattctgtAAAATTACATAACTTCCAAACtttttacttattttaaaggtggagttcAGCTACTGTACAAATGagtaaaaactaaaatgaccaaatgaataaaaatacaagttttataaacagttttggaaaatttttcatttcgtgTCAAAAAGCGATGAAAGCTcagttttcaccaatttttaaattgaaatataaaacatttcaaagttgcataaaagttttactatgataatTGGTCAATTTAGCAGTGAAACAAAACTGCATTGGTCAAAGTTGGttttaaaatagttaaatggaatattttatcaattcaTACAAAAACGTTAAGATATACGTCGATCTGCAAACCCTCTTGAGCGAGCCTGAATATCACGATGAAATGTCGTTTTTGTGGAGAAACCTTGCCGATTTTCTGCTACAGCCAATGTTCGATCTACAGTCCATTATGATGATGTACATTGCGCTTGATAGATATGCCAGTCTATATGTGGTCAGTGAAACTTTGTGAGTGTTTTGTTTATTGGAACATCAACATGTTCAGGGTTACTGGCCATTCGCCGAGAATCGAAAACGTCTAGCCTACTTTCTAATTGCTCCACTGGTTTTCGCCTTCATATTGATGAGTTCTGGGATTCATTATTTGATACTACCATTCGAAAGTTTTATTTATGCCAGGTGACCTTACACAAGTGTTTGTATCAATATCAATCCAAACTATTTCAGACTTGCACTTTTGCTACTTCCATCTGCAATctcatttcttcttctttcagtTTGTCTTGTGATCAAGAAAGAAAGACTGAATTATGACCCTGGGTTTAGCATTTCTCTCTCGAAGTGGGTAGTGAACTATATTTCCTTGTTTTCGTTCAAGTTTCGAGTGTTGGGTTTAAGTTTCGGTCAGCCGACCCTTAACGAGAAAATTTTGACgtacacatacacacacacgtGTGTTTGCATCAAGttcattccatttttcagagcCTTGGTTCGTGTACTCTACGTCGTTGTCATCATTGATTTCCTCAGTAGGCTCTTTCTGTTCTTCCGTCTCGCTGAGGACAACATCGACTTTGTTGTTCTAACCGGATCGGAGAACGGGGACTTTGTCCTTCACACGTTTCTCAATGTTGGCTTACaagtattgtttttttttttgattcgaTCATATGGTTTGACCTGTCACCTTGCAGGTTTCCATCTGCGTCTACTACTTATCGCCCGTGTATATTCCAATTGCCCTGTCTCTCTTCGTCAAACATTTCAGGGATTCGGTAAAAGCCAGCTGATTGTCAGCTGAAAGTACAGTTTGcgtcaatcaaatttttcagatatgctGCTGTCAACGGCTCAACAAGGTGCACatcatataatttttgttttttttttgttcggatttttttctgaaattgacaAATAGCAAACATCTTTGTAGTCTTAAATAATAAACtggttttttggtttgtttcaaaataaagacTAACAATGAATAAAGCCACTGGTTTTTGACACTTATAATTTAACATTTAGGTCAATGtggatttctaaaaattcaatctcGGTTTACTTTCGAGAcatcgataaaaaattactacagatctatttttaaaaacgaaatacaaaattttttgtcaagcgccaatttttgaattgaacaaaaaaaacgacaactaagatataaaaaatacttccttccaaaatgaaataacagaccaaaatttgaacattacATCAAGCTGAAACACATGGCAGTGTATGAATAGACAATGATGTCActtaattattatttaaaacaaaaatcaaaacagaGTTCCGGTAATTCGAGtttgattgtttttaaataaaaccaaggttcttgaaatttaaaaattttcaggcgacAATCAATCTTTGATTATTGTTCGACATATAACTAGAAACATTTGGTACTGTGTATTTTATCTCAGAAAACAAATCATTTTAATTGAACATAATACACGTGTTCCTctttaagctcaaaaaatggtggttctaagcctaaaaagtATCCCACATGTTTTGTATCTcctgtttaaaagtttttttagaatttataaaaagttttttgtacCTAAACTTGCCCGCCTTGCCTTGCTATGTTAATGACCTTATAGTAGTTTCtttggaaaactcaaaaaattcttacATAGCACATCTGAGCAGTGATTCCTGTACTAAATGTTTTAGAAAGCATCTAGCCTGACCTCAGGAATCCCAAATTTTTCgcactttttgacaaaaaaaaagtgatacgCGATAATGAAACCGGTCTATTGTCCCTCATTATCACGCAGTCACACTATGATTTCTCAGATGGCCAgcccaattttcaattcactcCAAAACTTTGATCTCAATTCCAAAGTACTTGAACATTTCCCCGACTACATCCCATAGTGTCTTCGGCCATTTGCACCTCAGGAAAAAACTGTGCGTGAAGTGTTGTGACGTCGACTGTGACGTCGCATCTCCGCGCCCGATTACTGTAGACGGCTCTTCAGGCTGTGAcgtcgaattttcaattagttgCCCCGGGGTTTCGTGGGCTGGACGTCGTATAAAAGAGTGGACATGGTAATGGTTTTCCAGTGAAGAGATGATGTTCAGCAAACTGGTATTTCCTTTTCAAGCCCCCCGAGAACGTTCGCATCCTAGGCTAATTATAAGTGAGACTGAATACTGTAGacgtgtgtgtgtatgtggaaaaagtaatgaaaatcTAGTGGTCAGATCAGTCGCCGTCGTATTTTCAGTATGTTTACCTCCAGTTTCAAACCgtgtaaaatgcaaaaaaaatgtgactgACCGACGGCAACCCTCCTCTCTCACCCGCTTCAAAACGTCCTCTTCGTCTCctatcaaattttgataagtgACCACCAGTTGACGGCGTCTACCGGTCACTCTCTtatcgtttatttttttttctcattcctATCTCTGACCTGCCCAgaattccgaaaattcaagGCAGAATCTGAATCTAAAAACGGTAGAAAAGAGaattgagaattaaaaatagaaatgaaaTCTTCATTAGCTggtcttctcctttttcactTCTTTACAAGTTCCGACGCTTCTCCTGCAGTCATTCATTTATTATTTGTAGTTGTTCTTTATTTTACACCtttctccccccccccccccccacatTCTCTTTTCTTTATGCTAACAGTAGTAATTGCACTATGAATTGATATTTTGACAAATATGACAACACAAAAATGTTACAGTATTTGTTTGAATTGTTAAAGTTTTCGCGATTGCAGctgattcacaaaaaaagtacaCAAAACAATCAGTCACTTATTCCTGTAATAAGCGATTTAGTtccactaattttcaaaatttcgtccACCCACAATTTCTCACATTCCATCTGACGTGAGAAGtttaaattctgagaaaattttgttttacttgTTTGGTTACCGGAAAGAGGTTCTgctttgtctgaaaatgttattgaGGTGTTAATCGAAAACAAAACtaatcaaaactaaaaatcaaaagtttcaaaatgatacaaattatttattactTTGCCTTTCCAACTATTCGAAATGCCGAAATGCCTGGAATGACTCTCAATCaagttttttcgaattgtgTTCCAAAAGAATGCAATGATGTTTCACATGCTTTAGGACCCTAGGACCCTATAAAACATTACAAACAAGTGCTTTAGAATTTTCTTCCTGCTTctgttgttttcaaaaagttcaatatgctattttttaaataaaaaatgatcgAATTAGGGGCGCATCCCACCTTCACACCTATATACTTTGCAGCAATCACTCAGACTAATATGTACTTCTTGGATTAATCTCTATGGGGGAATCAGACTGTTATTGGCATTGATATCACACATTCAGATTATGTTGTTTTGTACTATTTGGATCAACATCGTGACTAACTCTTTTTGGTCAGGAAATCTGAAATCACTAGTTGTTTGGCTTGTTTTTAAGTTATTAACGGATTTATTCTGGAAGAGATACTTAAAGCTACATCAACCGAAATATATAACACATTTCCTATCAGTTGCTCAGCAAAACTAGTTTTCTCTGCAAAATGAATCATGTTTCTAGGATAACCTGAATccccccaaaattttttgacaattttctgtaACAAGGCCAAAGTTCATTTTACCCCAGTTTTCTcttcaatttcatttcatGTGACCTTCAATGTGGCTTCTTCCAACGAATGACCATTCGAACTAGTAGTAGCCATTGCTTATCACTGCGTCTCTACAGTTTCGTTTATAGATAGATAAcctttgcaaatttttcgtctattttgatttgtttcaCACCTTGAAACCTGCCGTCACATGGGGCTGCGCGGTGAATTTCAGAAACACAGTACTAGCTTCCGATGAAGagaaatatttctaaattttagcAGAAACGTGAATCGCAAGGTTAGTATGTTTCATGATACAgttgtttttacttttttttgcggGCTACCGTATCCACTAGAGACATCAATATTGGGGTGGAGAAACAAATCCCAAGCTGCACGAGGGATAAAGTTGCTTCTtgattaattgaaaaagttgttaTTCTATCAGTAATTCCCTCCCCCTTTACTAACAAAATAAGTTGGGAAAAACTGAGGTTTTTGTGttctttgttcttttttccttcGAATTTCACTGAAAGACGTAGTACATAGAACTCACTTTCCAGTGTCCTTACACGGGAAATCCGATTTGGTATATAAACTCCAAATCTCTTGTGTTCTGCCGTGAGATCTGCTCTGATTTCATCTTCTCGAACGCCATTCCATTTTTGCAACGATCGGGGATGAGTTGAATCTTCTTGAGCCCTGCCTACTTATCATTcacttcctttttttctgtcaaataaAAACGTTACATTAATAATCATACTTTCATTTCAGATGAGCATTACAATACTCAACGACCCCCAACTTTCCTCCGATGTTTACGATCTTTTGATGTCAAGGACACAAACACTTGGCTCCTTCTGTGAATCCTTCATCCCTAACTCGAGAATTTTGAGCTTTAATTCTACATCAAGCATACCACAATCCGGACGCAAAACCGACAGATTCCCGTCCTATGGAAACAGTGGATAACTCCGATCGAGCGAGTAGGCAGCGATTTGACATCTCCAAAAGGCTACCGATCTCAACTTGTTATGTATATACTCTAATAACTGTTTTCTTGCCAACGTGTACAGAttatttcactattttttgttccaaatgttttttgtccGGTCATGTTTTACCAAATAAATGAATGAGAAATTCaacgattttttgttgtatttctgaaaaatcgaaaatatatgaaaacaATTCAATTGGTCATTAACAGATCAAGAACATGGACGTGAACATTTGAACTCGGAGAAGATGCCAATAACAAAACCAAGTGACATACTTGACATGaacagttgaattttttattaatccACTTCCTTGAGTAAACTACAATCATTAAGATTAAACTGAAGTGAgaagataaaaatttgaaaaaatttaaaaacaacagaTAAGACGGTTTTATGTTTTAGGACTTCATCGTTCAACTTTCCAAAGATCGTAATCAACGAACAAAACACTAAATCACAAATcttgaattattttgaaattttctcttaaaaaaatGCCACAAATTATTCATCGCAGGGTTTGAGGACTGTTAAAACTTGTGAACTCACAACTTGTTTCTCAAGTGTTTGTGAACGTTACATTTTAGGTTCTCGTGcattttgattgttttaaacaaattgaaaCGTGACATATGTTCAGATGTTCTAGAATTGAAATGTCCCATTCTTACTGAATATTCCGGCCAGCAGCTGTTTGTGCAAGTTCTAGGTACGGttttaaaattggtttaaaatttaGCAAATGTTGGAAAACTTTGACAAAGTTTTATAGAATCCTGCccaagtttgaaaaacaattctgTGTCGTTTTATACTTGGGTAAGACTGGTCAAACTTTGAACAATCATTGAAAAAGCTTAGATTTGAGCTCCTCAAATTTTTGCTCGAGTCAAgctttttttaagtttgacaGTTTCACTCAGTTAGAAAAGGtctgtttcaaatataaaGCATTAAAAATACGTCTTACATTTCATTTAAGTAGAAAAAACTGTACATatgctattttttttacaaagcGTAACACTTTACTCCAAAGTATGAAAGTTTTCATTGAAGCTGTAGTTGCGCCAGCgaggaaaattattaaaacctCCTATAATGccaaaaatggccaaaaaacatttcaagaagtgatgaaaaacgttttattgACATTCAAATAGTGTCAATTACTGAGTTTGtgtcactttttgagaaaactgtcGCAGGTTGGAATTCCTAAAGTGTTAGAGTAttaatatatgaaaaataagtCCATTAAAGTCGAAGGATCATTTTTCTGATTGAcgactttcaaaaatctgtgTTAACATTCTATGACAGTtaatagaaataaaaagatttcaaaaaaattgtgaagagtttaactatgatatttggaaatttttaaacaaaatgtaTGGTTTTTACTTATTTCCCCAGTAGGGTTACTTTGCCTTTGAGCTTactcagaaaacaaaaactaaaaataggCAAAAGTTGTGCATGAccttggcaaaacttggagGTTACACCAATATGCAACTGCAACTTGGATTTTGGCAGCACCAAACCCATGTTTGACTCAACTCTTGCCAAACATCTACCCAAGTTTAAAacgaaacaagaaaattttggGCCAAAGTTTGGCTAGAGTTGGGTCAAACTTCGGATAAGCTTTAGCCCAGCCTGAATCCAAGTTCTGCCAAAGTCCCGCCCAACTTTTgtccaagttaatatttttaggGTCAAACTTGAGCGAGAAGTTGAAGCCAAATGCCGAGAAGATCTAAtattaatcaataaaaattaaacaaatattgATCATAGTCAAAGTACTTTGAAACCAGATTTTCATATTCAATCTTTTATTTTGACTTattttattgtgtttttatATTGTACCGAAGCTTTTTATTATCTGCATTATCAGAGTTTCTCAGAACATTCCGCAATCTTTGTAACCTAAAATTATTTACTTCTCTCACATAAGTTATTACCGTATCTATTGTTGTCCTCAGCGTTCCCATCTTTCCAAAATGCCAGTGCACTAATTATTTATTGTGTAAAAGGTTAGCAAAAGGTTTCTTATACTAGACTGCATTCCAGCTACTGGTCTTATCCCGAACAACGCTTCCACTTCATTATCACCATTCCCGCGCACTTTCCCCGGtgttatttacttttttctcaacGATCAGGtttatatacatattttttaaagtttcgtTAATGTTAATCGCTTAACATATTGCATTTGATGCTCATTGGTCGACAAAAGTTTTGCAAGTAGTGTACATTACTCAACAAATATTAtttgtttgttgtttttctttttgactAATTAATTCCTCTGGAAGTTTTCTCCGCTGAGTAGCAAGAAATTAATTTACTCTCTCAGCAGAATGATTATGGaattatggaattttcagCGTTATTACTCGAGATAAACATGTGTCAAAACAGAGATCTAACGAAAGCCGGATCCCATGTGATTTTCAATTCTTGTTATTCACACATGCACCTTAGTTGTTCCAGACCATTCCCACATATCAAAACAGAATATACtatattattcattttttgataacctGTAACAGAGAGTCATAATCATAAACAACTGGATGAATAGAAACCACTTGGTTCTGGTGTTCACTGGGGGAGAAGGTAGGGAAGGGGAATTAAATTAATTGGGTTGCGTCCCGGTTATCGTTCATAAATACTGCTGATAAGGATCTTggtaataaataaataaaaagtgtCTTGGTCTCAGAGTGTGATTCTAGTTTGGATCGTAGCACAAAGCAACTCTCGGTAGGGATCTCGATTGTCTCGGACTCGAACCATCATTTGGTAGGcggactgaaaaattgaagtataCTGAAGAAGTGGatttctttttaatatttcaatttaagaaaaaaaaacgtatttgcTAAGCGTCCGTCAACGGCTCTCCAGTACAATAGCCATCGCGTTTACCTTATGGTCAGTACCCACCAAGTCATAGTGAATCATTCGGAACAGATTCGTAAACAACTTTGTTGGATCAATCTCGAATTCGATAACCTGACGTCCCGGAGTCACCGGACATGACGGGTTGTCGTCACACATATCATAGTTGCTccttaaaaaaacattcaatgtTTTTCGGTGTTCTGCAAAGAAAACAACTTACAACAGCCCAAAGCTTGGTAAAAACATCCACCCACATCCGAACCATCCGGTTGAACGTTTAAAGATTGACACTTCGACGCCCAAATTGTCATATCGTTTGTTAGAATTACTGGTGATGTCGAGGAAAATTCGAATAGGCGAGTTGAAGGAAACCGGGTAGGTATCATCACCGTTGCCGTTTGTAATTGCACCGCCGTGAAGTTCAAACTTTGTG comes from Caenorhabditis elegans chromosome X and encodes:
- the ZK470.1 gene encoding Mpv17-like protein 2 (Confirmed by transcript evidence) produces the protein MLICVRNFLARHLLLTNVGTSCAQIGTADIIQQHINGDVDRDGWDWRRTCRMAAIGLVMAPSLHCFYRVLDTRKFIGSRNCKVLKKLAWDTAFIPYFSCIFMTVGSIYEGKSLSAAFAEYRRKMWHIWKVDFTLWPPAQLINFYFMPPALRVVYVNLVSLLYNCIMSYIKNNELHHHSTN
- the ZK470.14 gene encoding G_PROTEIN_RECEP_F1_2 domain-containing protein (Confirmed by transcript evidence) is translated as MNFTNITSFDGNETEVFDTSWSLSTPSQSTEEAFTTGPHNYYNHHDQIDYVAFIKFINTSSIFAYPGVLNTDIFNFIRLGLTILGIICNISVLVANLVNGRNKHGILKIRLLVLFLILVMTITCILMTVIFVFDCLTNIYVDLQTLLSEPEYHDEMSFLWRNLADFLLQPMFDLQSIMMMYIALDRYASLYVGYWPFAENRKRLAYFLIAPLVFAFILMSSGIHYLILPFESFIYARLALLLLPSAISFLLLSVCLVIKKERLNYDPGFSISLSKALVRVLYVVVIIDFLSRLFLFFRLAEDNIDFVVLTGSENGDFVLHTFLNVGLQVSICVYYLSPVYIPIALSLFVKHFRDSICCCQRLNKVHII
- the ZK470.6 gene encoding MD-2-related lipid-recognition domain-containing protein (Confirmed by transcript evidence), whose amino-acid sequence is MNFRFILLFLIFPFVFASLEEFEQDSAEIKKEVPARFRSFKNFGSHQDASNQAAEVAGSNEDNTDDPEVAPDAPYLMADSSLEQEEECVALPNRTRVRPSFFQCKEDTKFELHGGAITNGNGDDTYPVSFNSPIRIFLDITSNSNKRYDNLGVEVSIFKRSTGWFGCGWMFLPSFGLLSNYDMCDDNPSCPVTPGRQVIEFEIDPTKLFTNLFRMIHYDLVGTDHKSAYQMMVRVRDNRDPYRELLCATIQTRITL
- the ZK470.6 gene encoding MD-2-related lipid-recognition domain-containing protein (Confirmed by transcript evidence); this translates as MNFRFILLFLIFPFVFASLEEFEQDSAEIKKEVPARFRSFKNFGSHQDASNQAAEVAGSNEDNTDDPEVAPDAPYLMADSSLEQEEECVALPNRTRVRPSFFQCKEDTKFELHGGAITNGNGDDTYPVSFNSPIRIFLDITSNSNKRYDNLGVEVSIFKRSTGWFGCGWMFLPSFGLLSNYDMCDDNPSCPVTPGRQVIEFEIDPTKLFTNLFRMIHYDLSAYQMMVRVRDNRDPYRELLCATIQTRITL